The following is a genomic window from Lysinibacillus sp. G4S2.
GTGACGGTCATGGGATACGACAATAACTGTATTTTCAAAGTTAATTAAGAATTCTTCTAACCATTGGATTGCTTTTAAGTCAAGGTGGTTGGTAGGCTCATCTAGCAATAGAACGTCTGGTTTACCAAATAGAGCTTGTGCTAATAATACTTTAACTTTGTCAGAACCTTCAAGATCAGCCATTAGCATATAGTGAAGCTCGTCGCCAATTCCTAACCCGTTTAATAATGTTGCTGCTTCTGAGTCAGCTTCCCAACCATTTAGGTCAGCGAATTCACCCTCTAATTCAGCAGCACGCATGCCATCCTCATCAGAAAAGTCTTCTTTTGCGTAGATAGCGTCTTTTTCAGCTTTTACTTCCCAAAGACGTTTGTTCCCCATAACAACTGTATCTAATACATTATATTCATCGTATTCAAAGTGGTTTTGTTTAAGGACTGATAAACGTTCGTCCTTACCCATTGATACATGACCTTCTTGTGCTTCAATTTCACCAGAAAGAATTTTTAAAAATGTTGATTTACCAGCACCATTTGCCCCGATTAAACCGTAGCAGTTCCCTGGTGTGAATTTTATATTTACGTCTTCAAATAGTTTACGATCGCCATAGCGAAGACCTACATTACTTACTTGAATCATGCAAGTTCCTCCTTTTTTTCACAATGTACCTAGTATATCATGAAATATGTTCCATAGTCTATAAACATTATTAAATCAACGTTTGGGGTTCTGAGTTGTTAGATGTTTGAGTGGAATAGGAGAGTGGGGATAAATAAGTTGCGGAAAAAGATAAGATTTTTTAAACGTTTCTGGGGTAAAGAATAGGTAAGTAAATGAAATTGATTTATCACTACTTTATCAGGTATGTTGATTAACCATTTTTATCCACCTTAATTAAATTAGAAGGAACTGATTTCCGCTACGGGCTACTCGCTTTGTCGCTGTCGCGTCGCTTTCGCACAGGGCAAGGCTTCCTGCAAGCGAGCGTCAAGTAGCCCTACGCTACAAGCTCTTCATCATAACATGTGGTTGATTCTTTGATAGAAAGAGCTTGGTTTCGATAAAAACCCAAATAGTTTCGATAAAATGAGATTTTGTTTCGATAAAAACCCAAATAGTTTCGATAAAATGAGATTTTGTTTCGATAAATCTTCAAAGTATTCCTATAAAACGAACGAAAGTAGCTTAGCGATTCTGTTTTGGGGCTCGATACTAAATAGTAACAAGAAAAACCCTTTCATCGATCAATAATAAACCTATTTTTTCCTAATCAACACGCCTACTAATTTATTACCTTTTAACATTTCGTTCAAAGGAAAGATTACGAGCAGCTTAAAAAAGAATACTATGATTTCCAAGATAAAGGTCTGTAATTTTTTTGAACAATTAGAATGAAGTGGGCTCATCACCAAAAGTTGTGGATGACATTTTTTAAAATATATGTGCTGTATATTAGTTGATTGGAGTGGAGGCTGGGCGACTCCTTGGGGATCAGCGTCACAGATGAGACCCTGGAGCGAGCAACGCGAGTGAAGCGGCTCATCGGACGCCCCCAGGAAAGCGCCAAGTCGGAACGGAAATCAACCACACGTTTTGGTGAAGAGCCAGAAAGTGTTTTATGTAAATGCGACAATATTGAATCGGTTGAGCATAAAATTTCATACTAAATGAGAGTTATTTGATAGCATTGTAAAACTTTAAAAATACAAAATTAATAGATAAGGACTGCATCTATATTTTTAGTGCAGTCCGTTTTAATTTTGTCGATTGAAACATAGAGTTTAGTTGATAACATGCCAATATATGCTATAATTTTCCTAAATAAACTCTATCAAACTCTAATATAATAGTAATATTAGCTACTTATTTTATTGGGGGGGTGATTGAATATGAACCAAAAGGAGGATGAAGATATGTATAATGTAATGAGCAAAGAAAAACTTGAAGTAAACAAAGTTTCCGCGTATATAGTCAATGCTCCTGAATGCCATTTCGGAAATTCAATAGACGACAATGTGAAACTTCAAAACCTTCTCACGTTTGCTAACTTAATTCATTACGCTCAACATAATTATTTCCTATTTGAAAATGATATGTTTGCATCTAAAAATGGCATCTTTGTAGAAGATGTTAGAACTCCTTATCATACTAATTTTAATGGATATATGAATTCTTTACAATCATACTCTACCGATTTTACAGAAAATCAGTTGAATTCAATAAACATGAGTATTTCTATATTCAATAAGCTTAGTGCTAAAGAACTTTCTGAGATACAACATGAGTTAGCGACATGGCAAGTTTGTTATGAGAATTTTCTAGTTGGAAAAGGCTATGAGAAAAAACTAGGTAAAATTGATCGCAACAACATTAGATTAGAAGATATTGAAAAGATAAGAAAAATGATCAATAGTTACAATGAAAATAACGAAAAAGATTACTCTTTTGAAAAAGTAAATGGAATTACTTTTTATTATGAGGAGTCTGAAATACCTGTAAGCAAAGAAGATATTTTAGAATACCTTGCATTAGTTTCAGAAAGTGAAGTAAATGGCGAAGACGACACATTCTTTTTAGCATTCGATATTGATCAAGGATTATATCACTATTAGTGTAGGTATCGGTTTTCTTCTCCGATTACCTTTCGCTGACAATGGCGTTCTATCAAATAAGAGAACGTTTTTGGTAATTGGAGAAGAAAACAACTTTTTGTTAATGTTGAATGTAAGTACATCTAGAGGTAAAGAGCATAAGTTACTGTTTGAATCGAATGAAGAGATTATAAAATATAATCCACCTTTTGCTTATAAATCTTTTGTAAAATTTGATGCATTATATAAGGTAGAAAAATGTACAACTTTAAATAAATTCATTTTACGTAGAGGACAATCATTAGATACTGATGAATTAAATAGACTGACCATTCTATACGCAAACTACGCAGAAAATAATGAGGTTATAGAATCTGTTACCACATCAGAAGAGTTGGATAATTATTTATCCATATAACACCAAATGAAAAGAAGAAGTTGAGTGATTATTTCACTTTAATATGGTACCTGTAGTTAGGCCACTTGAAAAAGAGTGTTTTATCTACAGGTATTTTTACTTGAAATTCAAGATATAAGGACAAGGGGACAATATCAGAGGTGAAAATACTTCAAAAGAATCCTAATGTTAAACGTGTTAGCGAAAGGACTATTACATATACTGATGCCTTTAAAAATAAATTTATGGATGAGAATCTATTTGGTAAACTCCCCCGACAAATTTTTATGGAGAACAACTTTGATGTGGATGTTTTAGGGATGAAACAAATTGAACAATCAGCCCATAGGTGAAAAAGCTTATGAAAAGAATGGATTAATTGAGTGAGCTTACTGATTCAAGGAAAATGGGTTCTGGCAGACCATTAAAACGAGAACTTACATCATCCGAAATAATTGAACGACAGGAAGCCAGATTTAAGCTACTAGAGGGGCAAGTAGAAACTCCGAGCGAGCATTCAAGCCTAACTAGGTGTGGCTTTTTATCTGAATGAAATGGTGTGGAATGAGTATTAGATAATCTATTTTAATGGAGGTGATAGAGATTGAACAAGAAGGAGGATGATGAAATGTTAGAAGTCAAAGAAAAAATCGAAGCAAAAAAAGTTAGACTGAGTATTAAAAACATCGAAATTATCAAAGAACTAGCATCAAAACAAGAACCCCTTATAGTGGAAAATGGCATTGCTAAAATAGATTCTTCTCACCCTGATTATGAATTTTGGATGGAGGATTAATTGAGTTATGAAGGTTGGAGATATATACAAGATTGACTTTCCTTTTGAACAAGGACAAGGCAGTAAATATCGTCCTGTCCTTGTTTTTATTCTAATTACTGAAAATTCGGAATTTATTGCTTTGAAAATAATGTCTACTCCAAGATCATTTAATAGAGTTAAAATAGATAACTGGAAAGAAGCTAATTTAAGTAACGAGTCTTATGTCCAATTAGACAATTTTAAAAGAGTTAAGTTTAATAAGAGTTCTAATTATGTTGGCACTTTAAATTTCGATGACTATAATAAAATAGTTTCTGAATTTAATAAGTTCCATGAGCACGTAACTGTTCAGAAATAATATCCATAAGACTTATATTTATACAGAAGCTGTTTTTCCCTTTCATTTGGAAGGGTTTTTTATTTGAAAACATATTCTTACATAAAATAATAAAGAGGGAGGGATTTAGAGTAATTAGCTAGTAGGCATAC
Proteins encoded in this region:
- a CDS encoding HTH domain-containing protein, which codes for MKILQKNPNVKRVSERTITYTDAFKNKFMDENLFGKLPRQIFMENNFDVDVLGMKQIEQSAHR
- a CDS encoding type II toxin-antitoxin system PemK/MazF family toxin, which encodes MKVGDIYKIDFPFEQGQGSKYRPVLVFILITENSEFIALKIMSTPRSFNRVKIDNWKEANLSNESYVQLDNFKRVKFNKSSNYVGTLNFDDYNKIVSEFNKFHEHVTVQK